From Angustibacter sp. Root456, the proteins below share one genomic window:
- the rpmA gene encoding 50S ribosomal protein L27: MAHKKGASSTRNGRDSNAQRLGVKRYGGQVVGAGEIIVRQRGTHFHPGVGVGRGGDDTLFALVEGAVTFGTKRGRKTVSIVPQA, encoded by the coding sequence ATGGCACACAAGAAGGGCGCGTCGTCCACGCGCAACGGTCGCGACTCCAACGCCCAGCGCCTCGGCGTGAAGCGCTACGGCGGCCAGGTCGTCGGCGCGGGCGAGATCATCGTGCGTCAGCGCGGCACCCACTTCCACCCCGGTGTCGGTGTGGGCCGCGGCGGCGACGACACGCTGTTCGCACTGGTCGAGGGTGCGGTCACCTTCGGCACGAAGCGCGGTCGCAAGACCGTCAGCATCGTCCCGCAGGCCTGA
- the nadD gene encoding nicotinate-nucleotide adenylyltransferase has product MSPDGPRRRRRVGVMGGTFDPIHHGHLVAASEVASLYHLDEVVFVPTGQPWQKDDREVSPAELRYLMTVIATASNPRFTVSRVDVDRPGPTYTIDTLRDLRREQPDSDLFFITGADALAQILSWKDVDELFDLAQFVGVTRPEHELSGAGLPPDRVGLMPVPAMAISSTDCRDRVRRGEPVWYLVPDGVVQFIAKYGLYRTGEPAER; this is encoded by the coding sequence ATGAGCCCTGACGGGCCCCGGCGCCGGCGCCGGGTGGGGGTCATGGGTGGCACCTTCGACCCCATCCACCACGGCCACCTCGTCGCCGCGAGCGAGGTCGCGAGCCTCTACCACCTCGACGAGGTCGTGTTCGTGCCCACGGGGCAGCCGTGGCAGAAGGACGACCGCGAGGTGAGCCCGGCCGAGCTGCGCTACCTCATGACCGTCATCGCGACGGCCTCCAACCCGCGTTTCACGGTGAGCCGCGTCGACGTCGACCGCCCCGGCCCGACGTACACGATCGACACGCTGCGCGACCTGCGCCGCGAGCAGCCGGACTCCGACCTGTTCTTCATCACCGGTGCCGACGCGCTCGCGCAGATCCTGTCGTGGAAGGACGTCGACGAGCTGTTCGACCTCGCGCAGTTCGTAGGGGTCACCCGGCCTGAGCACGAGCTCAGCGGCGCCGGCCTGCCCCCCGACCGCGTGGGCCTCATGCCGGTGCCCGCCATGGCGATCTCGTCCACCGACTGCCGCGACCGCGTCCGGCGCGGCGAGCCGGTGTGGTATCTCGTGCCGGACGGCGTCGTGCAATTCATTGCCAAGTACGGGCTCTACCGAACGGGTGAACCTGCCGAGAGATAG
- a CDS encoding bifunctional 2-polyprenyl-6-hydroxyphenol methylase/3-demethylubiquinol 3-O-methyltransferase UbiG — translation MEGAEVRKLAELEDHHWWYRERRVLLERDLRGLRPGTALDVGAAGGGNTRVLRRLGWNAIALEYGPEGAQVAHERGLPTLRGDATALPVADASLDLVVAFDVLEHLDDDDAAVREVRRVLRPGGRYLVAVPCDPRLWSAHDEAVGHVRRYTRATLSSLLVRGGFSLGPMRSWNVLLRPVVSLRRRASTGSDLEALSPVVNLGLRSIITAERYLPVRSLPGVSLMVEARRP, via the coding sequence GTGGAAGGCGCCGAAGTCCGCAAGCTGGCCGAGCTCGAGGACCACCACTGGTGGTACCGCGAGCGCCGGGTGCTGCTCGAGCGTGACCTGCGCGGTCTGCGCCCGGGCACCGCGCTGGACGTCGGAGCCGCCGGTGGCGGCAACACGCGGGTGCTGCGACGGCTGGGCTGGAACGCGATCGCGCTCGAGTACGGCCCGGAGGGCGCGCAGGTCGCCCACGAGCGCGGCCTGCCCACGCTGCGCGGTGACGCCACCGCCCTGCCGGTCGCGGACGCCTCGCTCGACCTCGTCGTGGCCTTCGACGTCCTCGAGCACCTCGACGACGACGACGCCGCGGTGCGCGAGGTGCGCCGGGTGCTGCGCCCGGGTGGGCGCTACCTGGTGGCCGTGCCGTGCGACCCGCGGCTGTGGTCGGCGCACGACGAGGCGGTGGGCCACGTGCGCCGCTACACCCGGGCCACGCTGAGCTCGCTGCTGGTGCGCGGGGGGTTCTCGCTCGGCCCGATGCGTTCGTGGAACGTGCTGCTGCGACCGGTGGTGTCGTTGCGCCGTCGCGCCAGCACGGGCAGCGACCTCGAGGCGCTGTCGCCCGTGGTCAACCTGGGCCTGCGCTCGATCATCACCGCCGAGCGCTACCTGCCGGTGCGCTCGCTGCCTGGGGTGTCGCTGATGGTCGAGGCCCGGCGTCCCTGA
- a CDS encoding histidine phosphatase family protein, with protein MTGRQVLLLRHGQTTWNADGRFQGQTDIDLDAVGRVQAERAAAELVRLSPAKIVSSDLRRARDTAYPLAQLTGLPVGTDERLREVYAGSWQGMLGPDIDEQDHELRLAWRSGAEVRPGGDGELRSEVGERVAAAVRDHVADVPDGGLLVVVSHGGSISNGVQVLMGVPRECWPVVSGVNNCHWTVLEEQRDGRWVLTEHNAFSLPEPVVGDES; from the coding sequence GTGACGGGGCGGCAGGTCCTGCTGCTGCGGCACGGCCAGACCACCTGGAACGCCGACGGCCGGTTCCAGGGCCAGACCGACATCGACCTGGACGCCGTGGGCCGGGTGCAGGCCGAGCGGGCCGCCGCGGAGCTGGTGCGGCTGTCGCCCGCCAAGATCGTGTCGTCCGACCTGCGGCGGGCCCGCGACACGGCGTACCCGCTGGCCCAGCTCACCGGCCTGCCGGTGGGCACCGACGAGCGGCTGCGCGAGGTGTACGCCGGTTCCTGGCAGGGCATGCTCGGCCCCGACATCGACGAGCAGGACCACGAGCTGCGGCTGGCCTGGCGCTCTGGCGCCGAGGTGCGTCCGGGCGGCGACGGCGAGCTGCGCTCGGAGGTGGGGGAGCGGGTGGCCGCGGCGGTGCGCGACCACGTGGCCGACGTCCCGGACGGCGGGCTGCTCGTCGTCGTCTCGCACGGCGGTTCGATCAGCAACGGCGTGCAGGTGCTGATGGGCGTCCCGCGCGAGTGCTGGCCGGTCGTGTCGGGTGTCAACAACTGCCACTGGACGGTGCTGGAGGAGCAGCGCGACGGACGCTGGGTGCTCACCGAGCACAACGCGTTCTCGCTGCCCGAACCCGTCGTCGGCGACGAGTCGTAG
- the proB gene encoding glutamate 5-kinase: protein MTPPAHLTRRADLARAQRVVVKIGSSSLTTSDGRVDDARVTALTSVLAARRAAGLEVVLVSSGAIAAGLEPLGLPRRPRDLATQQAAASVGQGLLVARYATAFAAHGLGVGQVLLTAEDVIRRSHYANAQRTLYRLLQLGVVPVVNENDTVATDEIRFGDNDRLAALVAHLVHADALVLLTDVDALYDRAPSRPGAQRVASVSRPDDLDGIALGSSGSRVGTGGMVTKVEAAAIATTAGIATLLTSAEQAADALAGADVGTWFAPTGSRRASRLLWLAHATRPRGQLTLDAGAVAAVVERRLSLLPAGVSAVTGEFAAGDPVDLCDENGHAVARGLVNYASAELPGLLGRSTRELARELGPAYEREVVHRDDLVLLR, encoded by the coding sequence GTGACCCCGCCTGCGCACCTGACGCGACGCGCCGACCTCGCGCGGGCTCAGCGCGTCGTGGTGAAGATCGGGTCGAGCTCGCTCACCACCTCCGACGGCCGGGTCGACGACGCGCGGGTGACGGCGCTGACGAGCGTGCTGGCGGCCCGCCGGGCGGCGGGCCTCGAGGTCGTGCTGGTGTCGTCAGGTGCCATCGCGGCGGGGCTGGAGCCGCTCGGCCTGCCCCGCAGGCCGCGCGACCTCGCCACGCAGCAGGCGGCGGCGAGCGTGGGCCAGGGCCTGCTCGTCGCGCGCTATGCCACGGCGTTCGCCGCGCACGGCCTCGGGGTGGGTCAGGTCCTGCTCACGGCCGAGGACGTCATCCGCCGCAGCCACTACGCCAACGCCCAGCGCACCCTCTACCGGCTGCTGCAGCTCGGCGTCGTGCCCGTCGTCAACGAGAACGACACCGTGGCCACCGACGAGATCCGGTTCGGCGACAACGACCGGCTCGCGGCGCTCGTCGCGCACCTCGTGCACGCCGACGCCCTGGTGCTGCTCACCGACGTCGACGCGTTGTACGACCGCGCGCCGAGCAGGCCCGGTGCCCAGCGCGTGGCCAGCGTGAGCCGGCCCGACGACCTCGACGGCATCGCGCTCGGGTCGTCCGGCAGCCGCGTCGGCACCGGTGGCATGGTCACCAAGGTCGAGGCGGCCGCCATCGCCACGACCGCCGGGATCGCGACGCTGCTCACCAGCGCCGAGCAGGCGGCAGACGCGCTGGCCGGTGCCGACGTCGGCACGTGGTTCGCGCCCACGGGCTCGCGGCGGGCCAGCCGCTTGCTCTGGCTGGCCCACGCCACCCGGCCGCGAGGTCAGCTCACCCTGGACGCCGGCGCCGTCGCGGCGGTGGTCGAGCGGCGCCTGTCGCTGCTGCCGGCCGGGGTCAGCGCCGTCACCGGGGAGTTCGCGGCAGGAGATCCGGTCGACCTGTGTGACGAAAACGGCCACGCCGTGGCCCGCGGACTGGTCAACTATGCAAGTGCAGAGCTCCCCGGTCTCCTGGGCCGTTCGACCCGAGAGCTGGCTCGTGAGCTCGGACCCGCGTACGAGCGCGAGGTCGTCCACCGCGACGACCTGGTGCTGCTGCGCTGA
- a CDS encoding glutamate-5-semialdehyde dehydrogenase, whose amino-acid sequence MASTSELSPPVSPPDAGSREQVLAACRAAREASRAVRPLTRAAKDALLLAMADALVAATSDVVAANAADLERGRQSGLTAGLLDRLRLDDARVVGVADALRELAALPDPVGEVVRGQRLANGLEVRQTRVPMGVVAMVYEARPNVTVDAAGLALKSGNAVVLRGGSAAEHTNRGLVAVLRRCLAEAGLPADAVTLLDGGGREAVHHLMTARGLVDVLIPRGGADLIRTVVEGSTVPVIETGVGNCHVYVDAAADLDQAVAIALNSKVHRPSVCNAAESLLVHRDVADAFLAAALPRLVEAGVRLHGDDATQASATTSGVVVEPATDDDWAREYLSLDLAVRVVGSIDEALAHIRRWSSGHTEAIVTQDLSASRRFVAEVDAAAVMVNASTRFTDGGQLGLGAEIGISTQKLHARGPMGLAELTTTTWVVTGEGHVRS is encoded by the coding sequence ATGGCGAGCACCTCTGAGCTGAGCCCCCCCGTCAGCCCGCCCGACGCCGGGTCGCGCGAGCAGGTGCTGGCCGCCTGCCGCGCGGCGCGCGAGGCCTCCCGCGCCGTCCGGCCGCTCACCCGCGCCGCCAAGGACGCCCTGCTGCTGGCGATGGCGGACGCGCTCGTGGCCGCCACCTCCGACGTCGTGGCGGCCAACGCCGCTGACCTCGAACGCGGCCGGCAGTCCGGCCTCACCGCCGGGCTGCTCGACCGGCTGCGCCTCGACGACGCCCGCGTGGTGGGCGTCGCCGACGCGCTGCGCGAGCTGGCCGCGCTGCCCGATCCCGTCGGCGAGGTGGTGCGCGGGCAGCGGCTCGCCAACGGCCTGGAGGTGCGCCAGACCCGCGTGCCCATGGGCGTCGTCGCGATGGTCTACGAGGCGCGCCCGAACGTCACGGTCGACGCCGCCGGCCTGGCGCTCAAGAGCGGCAACGCCGTGGTGCTGCGCGGCGGCTCGGCGGCCGAGCACACCAACCGCGGGCTGGTCGCGGTGCTGCGCCGCTGCCTGGCCGAGGCCGGTCTGCCGGCCGACGCCGTCACGCTGCTCGACGGCGGCGGCCGCGAGGCGGTGCACCACCTGATGACGGCGCGGGGGCTGGTCGACGTCCTGATCCCGCGCGGGGGAGCGGACCTGATCCGCACCGTCGTCGAAGGCTCCACGGTGCCGGTGATCGAGACCGGCGTCGGCAACTGCCACGTGTACGTCGACGCCGCCGCCGATCTCGACCAGGCCGTCGCCATAGCCTTGAACTCCAAGGTGCACCGCCCGAGCGTGTGCAACGCGGCCGAGAGCCTGCTCGTGCACCGCGACGTCGCCGACGCGTTCTTGGCCGCCGCGCTGCCGCGGCTGGTCGAGGCGGGTGTGCGGCTGCACGGCGACGACGCGACGCAGGCCTCGGCCACGACGTCCGGTGTCGTCGTGGAGCCGGCCACCGACGACGACTGGGCGCGCGAGTACCTCAGCCTCGACCTCGCGGTGCGCGTGGTCGGCTCGATCGACGAGGCGCTCGCGCACATCCGCCGCTGGTCGAGCGGGCACACCGAGGCGATCGTCACCCAGGACCTCTCCGCGAGCCGCCGCTTCGTCGCCGAGGTCGACGCCGCGGCGGTGATGGTCAACGCCTCCACGCGTTTCACGGACGGCGGTCAGCTGGGTCTCGGCGCCGAGATCGGCATCTCGACGCAGAAGCTGCACGCGCGCGGCCCGATGGGGCTCGCCGAGCTCACGACCACCACCTGGGTGGTCACGGGTGAGGGGCACGTCCGCAGCTGA
- the rsfS gene encoding ribosome silencing factor: MPASERAHELVLAAAHAASDKLATDVVAIDVSDQLVITDAFVLASAPNDRQVGAIVDAVEEALRERGAKPVRREGEREGRWVLLDYGDVVVHVQHDEERTYYALERLWKDCPLIELPDEARGRPRDEA, encoded by the coding sequence GTGCCAGCGTCCGAGCGCGCGCACGAGCTCGTCCTGGCTGCCGCCCACGCGGCGTCTGACAAGCTCGCCACCGACGTCGTGGCGATCGACGTGAGCGACCAGCTCGTCATCACTGACGCGTTCGTGCTCGCCTCCGCCCCCAACGACCGCCAGGTCGGCGCCATCGTCGACGCGGTCGAGGAGGCGCTGCGCGAGCGCGGCGCGAAGCCGGTGCGCCGCGAGGGCGAGCGCGAGGGCCGCTGGGTGCTGCTCGACTACGGTGACGTCGTCGTGCACGTCCAGCACGACGAGGAGCGCACCTACTACGCGCTCGAGCGGCTCTGGAAGGACTGCCCGCTCATCGAGCTGCCGGACGAGGCGCGCGGCCGTCCACGGGACGAGGCGTGA
- a CDS encoding LytR C-terminal domain-containing protein, with product MADLLVPNGDTDRPWDGPEGVPAPGEESASPGGPKIALAEVPDWVIEQVDQVSYPTRMARRRALEAARISDGWDPAPHITAPLLERVEVELERYPDSVDGSAQVLPSEPTRARRPWRWVAAVAAGALLVAGGGFVLTHRGGGPAQQTASASSAPSQQVVALAIARDGQLTGVSLLAAGREDGDAQQVLVPSRLLLDVPGAGRMPVAQSLAPGASAPGAAIADALEIKLAGTWVLDAAQLATLVDGLGGLTVDVDVDVPASAREGAALLASAGAGQHLGGTQAAAYATLLVGDEPEAARLARQERVVTALLAALPTDAAQRRAMVVGLAGAPHGALLARVLDVTGALHDPAARQALGSTVVPVHEIDTGGAVSAYGLDSAAAATMVQARLAGAAIAVPPGGRLRVLVQNGDGAPGLGDAARSKLVAAGLKYLGGGNVDGFGVRQTMVLLPDASSTSRARGMVVTRALGLPDSALRISDSSPTVADVVVVLGHDFKAS from the coding sequence GTGGCAGACCTGCTCGTGCCGAACGGCGACACCGACCGACCGTGGGACGGCCCTGAGGGCGTCCCCGCGCCCGGGGAGGAGTCGGCGTCCCCAGGCGGACCCAAGATCGCTCTGGCCGAGGTGCCCGACTGGGTGATCGAGCAGGTCGACCAGGTCAGCTACCCCACCCGCATGGCTCGCCGGCGCGCGCTCGAGGCGGCGCGGATCAGCGACGGGTGGGACCCCGCCCCGCACATCACGGCGCCGCTGCTCGAGCGGGTCGAGGTCGAGCTCGAGCGCTACCCCGACTCCGTGGACGGCTCCGCGCAGGTGCTGCCCAGCGAGCCGACGCGCGCACGCCGGCCCTGGCGGTGGGTCGCGGCCGTGGCCGCAGGCGCCCTGCTCGTCGCCGGCGGGGGCTTCGTGCTCACCCATCGCGGCGGAGGGCCGGCCCAGCAGACCGCCTCCGCGTCGAGCGCACCGTCGCAGCAGGTGGTGGCGCTGGCCATCGCGCGCGACGGGCAGCTCACCGGCGTCTCGCTGCTCGCCGCCGGCCGCGAGGACGGCGACGCCCAGCAGGTGCTGGTGCCCAGCCGGCTGCTGCTCGACGTGCCCGGTGCGGGCCGTATGCCGGTGGCGCAGTCCCTGGCCCCGGGCGCGTCGGCTCCAGGTGCCGCCATCGCCGACGCGCTCGAGATCAAGCTCGCCGGCACGTGGGTGCTCGACGCCGCCCAGCTGGCGACGCTCGTCGACGGTTTGGGTGGCCTCACGGTCGACGTCGACGTCGACGTGCCCGCGAGCGCTCGCGAGGGCGCGGCGCTGCTCGCCTCGGCCGGAGCGGGCCAGCACCTGGGCGGCACGCAGGCGGCCGCCTACGCGACGCTGCTGGTGGGTGACGAGCCGGAGGCGGCGCGCCTGGCGCGTCAGGAGCGGGTGGTCACGGCCCTGCTGGCGGCGCTGCCGACGGACGCCGCGCAACGGCGGGCCATGGTCGTCGGACTCGCTGGCGCGCCGCACGGGGCGTTGCTCGCGCGCGTCCTCGACGTCACCGGCGCCCTGCACGACCCCGCGGCGCGACAGGCGCTGGGCTCCACCGTCGTCCCGGTGCACGAGATCGACACCGGCGGCGCCGTGAGCGCCTACGGGCTCGACAGCGCGGCGGCCGCGACCATGGTGCAGGCTCGCCTGGCCGGCGCGGCGATCGCCGTCCCGCCCGGTGGCCGGCTGCGCGTGCTGGTGCAGAACGGCGACGGCGCTCCCGGCCTCGGCGACGCCGCGCGCTCCAAGCTCGTCGCCGCGGGCCTGAAGTACCTCGGCGGCGGCAACGTCGACGGCTTCGGGGTCCGGCAGACCATGGTGCTGCTGCCCGACGCCAGCTCGACCAGCCGGGCGCGGGGGATGGTGGTCACGCGCGCGCTTGGGCTGCCTGACTCGGCCCTGCGGATCAGCGACAGCTCGCCCACGGTGGCCGATGTGGTGGTCGTGCTGGGGCACGACTTCAAGGCCTCGTGA
- the obgE gene encoding GTPase ObgE has product MTSFIDHVVLHVAAGDGGNGCASIHREKFKPLGGPDGGNGGRGGDVVLVVDPNTTTLLDYHHSPHRKASSGKAGQGSNRDGADGQDVVLPVPDGTVVKSADGEVLADLVGAGTRFVLARGGRGGLGNAALASARRKAPGFALLGEPGDAGDIVLELKSLADVALVGYPSAGKSSLVAAMSAARPKIADYPFTTLVPNLGVVQAGDVRFTMADVPGLIPGASEGKGLGLEFLRHVERCSVLVHVVDCATLEPDRDPLSDLDVIEAELAAYTVDETLGGRPLTERPRVVVLNKADVPDAVELAEMVRPDLEARGLTVHVVSAATHQGLRELGFTLAGLVAAARAERSIDVAPRVVLRPKAVDDTGFEVVTEAGDDGPRFRIVGERPLRWVRQTDFANEEAVGYLADRLARLGIEDALFKAGATPGAEVVIGPGDDAVVFDWEPTMTAGAELLAGPRGTDLRLGTEDSRPTRQAKREAFERRRSARDAARDEIAAERAAGRWTDPDGIDHSDDHSGDHSDDHPGDGSEH; this is encoded by the coding sequence GTGACGTCGTTCATCGACCACGTCGTTCTGCACGTCGCCGCTGGTGACGGTGGCAACGGCTGCGCCTCGATCCACCGCGAGAAGTTCAAGCCGCTCGGCGGCCCGGACGGCGGCAACGGCGGTCGCGGCGGCGACGTCGTGCTCGTCGTCGACCCCAACACCACCACGCTGCTCGACTACCACCACAGCCCGCACCGCAAGGCCAGCAGCGGCAAGGCCGGTCAGGGCTCGAACCGCGACGGCGCGGACGGCCAGGACGTCGTGCTCCCCGTGCCCGACGGCACCGTGGTGAAGTCCGCGGACGGCGAGGTGCTGGCCGACCTCGTGGGCGCCGGCACCCGCTTCGTGCTGGCGCGCGGCGGACGGGGTGGCCTCGGCAACGCGGCGCTGGCCTCGGCTCGGCGCAAGGCGCCGGGCTTCGCGCTGCTGGGTGAGCCCGGCGACGCCGGCGACATCGTCCTCGAGCTGAAGTCGCTCGCCGACGTCGCGCTCGTCGGCTACCCCAGCGCCGGCAAGTCGAGCCTGGTCGCAGCCATGTCGGCGGCGCGCCCCAAGATCGCCGACTACCCGTTCACCACGCTCGTGCCCAACCTCGGCGTCGTGCAGGCCGGTGACGTGCGGTTCACCATGGCCGACGTCCCCGGTCTGATCCCCGGTGCCAGCGAGGGCAAGGGGCTGGGCCTGGAGTTCCTGCGCCACGTCGAGCGGTGCTCGGTGCTCGTGCACGTCGTCGACTGCGCCACGCTGGAACCGGATCGTGACCCGCTCAGCGACCTCGACGTCATAGAAGCCGAGCTCGCGGCGTACACGGTCGACGAGACGCTGGGTGGGCGCCCGCTCACCGAGCGCCCGCGCGTCGTGGTGCTCAACAAGGCCGACGTGCCGGACGCCGTCGAGCTGGCCGAGATGGTGCGGCCCGACCTCGAGGCGCGCGGCCTGACGGTGCACGTCGTGAGCGCTGCGACCCACCAGGGGCTGCGCGAGCTGGGCTTCACGCTGGCCGGGCTGGTGGCCGCTGCGCGCGCCGAGCGGTCGATCGACGTCGCGCCGCGGGTGGTGCTGCGCCCCAAGGCGGTCGACGACACCGGGTTCGAGGTGGTCACCGAGGCCGGCGACGACGGCCCGCGGTTCCGCATCGTCGGCGAGCGCCCGCTGCGCTGGGTGCGCCAGACCGACTTCGCCAACGAGGAGGCCGTGGGCTACCTCGCCGACCGCCTCGCCCGCCTGGGCATCGAGGACGCGCTGTTCAAGGCCGGTGCGACGCCGGGCGCCGAGGTCGTGATCGGGCCGGGCGACGACGCGGTCGTCTTCGACTGGGAGCCCACCATGACCGCCGGCGCCGAGCTGCTCGCCGGGCCGCGCGGCACCGACCTGCGCCTCGGCACCGAGGACTCGCGTCCGACGCGCCAGGCCAAGCGCGAGGCCTTCGAGCGGCGCCGTTCGGCGCGTGACGCCGCCCGCGACGAGATCGCCGCCGAGCGGGCCGCCGGACGCTGGACCGACCCCGACGGCATCGACCACAGCGACGACCACTCCGGCGACCACAGCGACGACCACCCCGGCGACGGCTCCGAGCACTAG
- a CDS encoding glycosyltransferase family 2 protein — MKEPVIDAPTLSVVVPVYDEAEVLPLFAERLRPALDAIGETYEVLAVDDGSTDATPVLLERMRREWPAVRVVRLRANSGHQAALSAGLVRARGDWVVSIDADLQDPPETIAAMLQAARSQGVDVVYGVRTDRSTDSAFKRGTAALFYRLIGRSAHGAVSHAGDFRMMSRATVDAVNVLPEHHRVLRLVVPALGFPSTSVGYRREARAAGRSKYPFTKMLRLSLDSITGFSIAPLRLATWFGLIGGVAAVGLLVYAFVSFLTGHTTPGWTSTFVVVAAVGAVQLLALGVLGEYVGRMYTQLQGRPSYFVAYDSLEQPTADGQGRRASTISDTPGSERTGR; from the coding sequence GTGAAGGAGCCGGTCATCGACGCGCCCACGCTGTCGGTCGTCGTCCCCGTGTACGACGAGGCCGAGGTGCTGCCGCTGTTCGCCGAGCGCCTGCGTCCGGCGCTGGACGCCATCGGCGAGACCTACGAGGTGCTGGCCGTCGACGACGGCAGCACCGATGCCACACCCGTGCTGCTCGAGCGCATGCGCCGCGAGTGGCCGGCCGTGCGCGTCGTGCGGCTGCGCGCCAACAGCGGGCACCAGGCGGCGCTGTCGGCCGGCCTGGTGCGTGCCCGCGGCGACTGGGTCGTGAGCATCGACGCCGACCTGCAGGACCCGCCCGAGACCATCGCCGCGATGCTCCAGGCGGCTCGCTCGCAGGGGGTCGACGTCGTGTACGGCGTGCGCACCGACCGCAGCACCGACTCGGCCTTCAAGCGCGGCACCGCGGCGCTGTTCTACCGGCTGATCGGCCGCTCGGCGCACGGTGCGGTGTCGCACGCCGGCGACTTCCGGATGATGAGCCGGGCCACCGTCGACGCCGTCAACGTGCTGCCCGAGCACCATAGGGTGCTGCGGCTCGTCGTGCCGGCGCTCGGCTTTCCCAGCACGTCGGTGGGCTACCGGCGCGAGGCGCGGGCGGCGGGCCGCTCCAAGTACCCCTTCACGAAGATGCTGCGACTGAGCCTCGACAGCATCACGGGATTCTCGATCGCCCCCCTGCGCCTCGCGACCTGGTTCGGGCTGATCGGTGGCGTGGCGGCCGTCGGCTTGCTGGTCTACGCCTTCGTGTCGTTCCTCACCGGGCACACCACGCCCGGCTGGACCTCCACGTTCGTCGTGGTGGCGGCCGTCGGCGCGGTGCAGCTGCTGGCCCTGGGCGTGCTCGGCGAGTACGTCGGGCGCATGTACACCCAGCTGCAGGGGCGGCCCTCGTACTTCGTGGCCTACGACTCCCTCGAGCAGCCGACCGCAGACGGTCAGGGACGCCGGGCCTCGACCATCAGCGACACCCCAGGCAGCGAGCGCACCGGCAGGTAG
- a CDS encoding S9 family peptidase, translated as MEVGVARARRRSPAALAAVVVALALLAAACGGASPPAAPTHSRTGAAPLSVEYAPGLVEDVYLPSGRRTAPLVLMVPGGSWATADPTGLADLAGYLADSGSVAVPARIRAANDGVRYPVPVDDVLCALAAAAVTARAHGVDPTPLVVLGHSSGAHLAALAVLAADEHPPACRAPAVRPDALIGLAGPYDVSQVPDMAQALFGTTPEQDPATWAAGNPARRAQLRPEVPVLLMHGGDDPVVPASFTADFAARLRQAGHPVTMELVPHADHGSVYSAAVAGPVITRWLMRLR; from the coding sequence ATGGAGGTCGGTGTGGCGCGCGCGCGACGACGGTCACCGGCGGCCCTCGCCGCCGTGGTGGTGGCGCTCGCCCTGCTCGCCGCAGCCTGCGGCGGCGCCTCACCACCCGCCGCACCCACTCACTCGCGCACCGGCGCGGCGCCGCTGAGCGTCGAGTACGCGCCGGGGCTCGTCGAGGACGTCTACCTGCCCTCCGGGCGCCGCACCGCACCGCTGGTGCTCATGGTGCCGGGTGGCTCGTGGGCCACCGCCGACCCCACCGGGCTCGCCGACCTGGCCGGCTACCTGGCCGACAGCGGCTCGGTCGCCGTCCCGGCCCGGATCCGGGCGGCGAACGACGGCGTGCGCTACCCGGTGCCGGTCGACGACGTGCTCTGCGCCCTGGCCGCCGCGGCGGTGACGGCGCGCGCCCACGGGGTCGACCCGACACCTCTCGTGGTGCTGGGCCACTCCTCCGGCGCCCACCTGGCCGCGCTGGCGGTGCTCGCCGCCGACGAGCACCCCCCCGCGTGCCGGGCACCGGCGGTGCGCCCGGACGCCCTGATCGGCCTGGCCGGCCCCTACGACGTCAGCCAGGTGCCAGACATGGCGCAGGCACTGTTCGGCACCACGCCCGAGCAGGACCCTGCCACCTGGGCGGCGGGAAACCCTGCGCGCCGGGCGCAGCTGCGGCCCGAGGTGCCGGTGCTGCTGATGCACGGCGGCGACGACCCCGTCGTGCCGGCGTCCTTCACCGCCGACTTCGCGGCCCGGCTGCGGCAGGCCGGGCACCCCGTGACGATGGAGCTGGTGCCCCATGCCGACCACGGGTCGGTGTACTCCGCCGCGGTCGCCGGCCCGGTCATCACCCGTTGGCTGATGCGTCTGCGCTGA
- a CDS encoding DUF3224 domain-containing protein, whose amino-acid sequence MRAESTFAVTAFEPIDYTSPITTGSPVGFAFMDKQFDGALIGRARTQFTSAFDPQTGVGTYVAMESFEGTLDGRRGAFNLAHSATTTGSDRLHPLVVIVPGSGTEELAGLTGTGQIAVHSDGTHRLSLDYELAAPTS is encoded by the coding sequence ATGAGAGCCGAGAGCACCTTCGCCGTCACCGCGTTCGAGCCGATCGACTACACCTCGCCGATCACCACCGGCAGCCCGGTGGGCTTCGCGTTCATGGACAAGCAGTTCGACGGCGCGCTGATCGGCCGGGCGCGCACGCAGTTCACGTCGGCGTTCGACCCGCAGACGGGCGTGGGCACCTACGTCGCGATGGAGTCGTTCGAGGGCACCCTCGACGGGCGGCGAGGCGCCTTCAACCTGGCGCACTCTGCGACGACGACGGGGTCGGACCGACTGCATCCGCTCGTGGTCATCGTGCCGGGCAGCGGCACCGAGGAGCTGGCCGGCCTCACCGGCACCGGACAGATCGCCGTCCACAGCGACGGCACGCACCGGCTGAGCCTCGACTACGAGCTGGCGGCACCGACGTCCTGA